Proteins found in one Canis lupus baileyi chromosome 18, mCanLup2.hap1, whole genome shotgun sequence genomic segment:
- the LOC140609596 gene encoding olfactory receptor 2L5-like: MENYTQTSTDFTLLGLFPPTRIGLFLFIVIVLVFLMALFGNLSMILLIFRDTHLHTPMYFLLSQLSLIDLSYISTIVPKMTYNFVCGNKSISFIGCGVQSYFFLTLAGAEALLLISMAYDRYVAICFPLHYPIRMSKKVCMLMITGSWIMGSVNACAHTVYAFHIPYCRSRNINHFFCDVPAMLTLACMDTWVYEYTVFVSTILFLAFPFIGIVCSYGRVLLAICHMQSTEGRKKAYSTCSTHLTVVTLYYAPFVYTYLCPRSFRSPTENKVLAVFYTILTPVLNPIIYCLRNKEVMGALRRLIQRISFVKM; encoded by the coding sequence ATGGAAAACTATACTCAAACATCAACTGATTTCACCCTACTGGGCTTGTTCCCACCAACAAGAATTGGCCTGTTCCTCTTTATTGTCATCGTTCTCGTTTTCCTAATGGCTCTGTTTGGCAACCTGTCCATGATTCTTCTTATCTTCAGAGACACACATCTCCACACACCCATGTATTTCTTACTCAGTCAGCTCTCTCTCATTGACCTAAGCTATATCTCCACGATTGTCCCCAAAATGACCTACAATTTTGTGTGTGGAAACAAGTCTATCTCCTTCATTGGGTGTGGAGTTCAGAGCTACTTTTTCTTGACTTTAGCAGGTGCAGAAGCTTTGCTCCTGATATCTATGGCCTATGATCGTTATGTGGCTATTTGCTTTCCTCTTCACTATCCCATTCGTATGAGCAAAAAAGTATGCATGCTGATGATAACAGGATCTTGGATAATGGGCTCAGTCAATGCTTGTGCCCACACTGTATACGCCTTCCATATACCTTACTGTCGATCCAGGAACATCAACCATTTCTTCTGTGATGTCCCAGCCATGTTGACTTTAGCCTGCATGGACACCTGGGTCTATGAGTACACAGTGTTTGTGAGCACCATCCTCTTCCTTGCATTTCCATTCATTGGCATTGTATGTTCCTATGGCCGGGTCCTCCTAGCTATCTGCCACATGCAGTCcacagaagggaggaagaaggccTATTCCACCTGCAGCACCCACCTTACTGTAGTGACTTTATACTATGCACCTTTTGTTTACACATATTTATGCCCGAGATCCTTTCGATCTCCAACAGAGAACAAGGTCCTAGCTGTTTTCTACACTATCCTGACCCCAGTGCTCAACCCCATAATCTACTGCCTGAGAAACAAGGAGGTGATGGGAGCCCTGAGACGATTGATTCAGAGAATCTCCtttgttaaaatgtag